The uncultured Trichococcus sp. DNA window CAGCTCGATCATGAACTATGTGCGCGCCGAGAAACGCCGCGAAAAGATGGGTCATCCGATGAGCGATTTGTCCTTGCATATGGTCTTCACTGGAAACCCCGGCACAGGCAAGACCACCATCGCGCGGCTGATCAGTCAAATCCTGAAATCCATCGGGGTGCTGAAGCGCGGACACATGATCGAAGTCACAAGGGAAGAGCTGGTCGGGCAGTACGTCGGCCAGACCGGACCGAAGACATTGGAGAAAATCAAGGAAGCGTACGGCGGCGTCTTGTTCATCGATGAAGCCTACTCCCTGTATTCCGCCTCCGAAAACGACTTCGGTTATGAAGCCATCAGTACGCTGATCAAGGAGATGGAGGACAACCGCGACAAGCTGGTCGTCATCATGGCGGGCTATCCTAGCGAGATGGAGCAGATGCTCAGCATGAACTCCGGTATCCGCAGCCGGATCGCCTACACGGTCGATTTCCCGGATTACGACAGCGAAGAACTTACGGAAATTTTCCACATGGCCGCCACCCAGCAAGGTTTTGTGCTGACGGAAGAAGCCCAGGAGAAAGTGAAGAATCTGTTCTTACAGTCCTATACGACGCGCGACAGCCATTTCGGAAATGCCCGTACGGCCAGGAGCCTCTTCGAGAAGGCGAAGCTGCACCAAAGTAACCGCTTGGCCGAAGATGAGGATGCAGATCTGTTCACAATCCTGCCGGAAGACATCGAAGAAATGTAGCGGACAAACAAAAAAACTTCTGCACCGGGGATGATTACCCTAGGCAGAAGTTTTTTTCTATTGATCATCGTTTTTTGATTTCTCGATCCCGGCAATACCGAAAGCGCCTGGTCCGCCATGGGAAGTGATGACGCCGCCGGTCTGGACCCAAGTGACGTCCTGGAAACCTTTTTCCTTCGCGTAGTTTTCCATTTGGGTCATGATTTCTTCATCCAAGCCAAGCGATTGGATGAGGTACAGCTTTTTGTCATCGATGGCGTAAGCTTTCAGGTAGTCATCAAAAAAATCGACAACAACACGGCTCATCTTGCCGCGGTATTTTTTTGTGGAAACCAATTTGCCGTCAATCAATTCGATTGTCGGTTTGATCTTCAGCAGCGAGGCCCCCAGATAGGTTGCGTTGGAGACGCGGCCGCCTGCCCGCAGGAACTCGAGACCGGATGGCATGAATGAGAAGTGCGTGCGCGGCACAACTGCTTCGATGGCGGAAACCAGTTTTTCGACTGCTATCTCCGGCTCCCTTTCGAGCAGATCAGCGGCATAAAGCACGATAGCGGCCAAGCCACCGGATACGTTCAGGGCATCGATAAGGTGAATGTCCCCGAAATCTTCCGCCGCCAACACGGCACTCTGGAATGAGGAAGAGGCCTTGGAGGTGTAGCCGATATGCACGATGACGCTGTCAGGATGCTCAGCGCGGATTTTTTCGAAAAAGGAGGCATATTCATTCGGATTGGTTGCGGTCGTGGAAGGCGTTTTTTTGGTCCGCTCGTAATAATCATACAGAACTGTGACCGGGAAAGATCCATCCAGATGATCGATATCATCCATGATGACGTGCATCGGCACAATCCGGATATTGTGTTTCTTTGCCAAATCAGTGGGGATATCCGCGCCGCTTTCAGTCGTAAGGATTACTTTGCTCATGCTGTTCCTCCGTCTCCAATGGTCAAATATGTTATTGCCAATGGACTCAATTTGTTGGTTCCAATATACCACACTTTTAGTGCCCAACCAAAAAGTGTTATGATGGAATCAGAAACAGAAAGGGATGATGAGGCATGGCCAAGAGAGGTAAAAACCGTAAATCGGATGTTGTGACGATGCTTGCGGTTGCAGGGTATGTGCTGATCTTGGTGTTTGGTTTTCCAGCAGCTGAGAAAGCGGGCGATTTTTATCCGGCGTTGATGGTTTTGGCGGGAATCGCCGTTCTGTTCGCGATTGTCTACTACCATTCGCGCGTGAATGCGTACGTCTGCCCACAATGCCGGCGGAAATTCAAAATCAACTTCCTGACGGATTTGCTGTCGCTGAACGGAGGCAAGCAAGGCAAACGCTTGACTTGCCCGCATTGCGGCTTCCAAGGTTGGATGCAGGAGACGGCGTCTGACGAAAAATAATAAAAAAGCAACCTCATTTTACCGAGGTTGCTTAGTGAAAGGTCAATTATTTAGCTGCTTTTTCCAGATGCTTGCTGCGCAGTTGGCCACAGGCGGCATCGATGTCGGTGCCGTGTTCCTTGCGGATGACGCAGTTGATGTTGTTCTTTTTGAGGATATCGTAGAATGCCAGAATATCCTTTTTGGTGCTGCGCTCGTATTTGATGTGCTCGGCAACCGGATTGTAAGGGATCAGGTTCACATAGGACAGGTGACGCTTATCCTTCAATAAGGCGACCAATTCGTGCGCTTGCTCCGGTCTGTCGTTAACACCAGAGATCATGATATATTCGAAAGTGATGCGGCGGTTTGTCTTTTCCAGATACTCATCGATGGCGGACATGACTTCCTTCAGCGGGTGTTTGCGGTTGATGCGCATCATGCGGCTGCGGATTTCGTCGTTCGGTGCGTGTAGGGACAACGCCAAGTTGACTTGCAGTCCGTTATCAGCGAATTCGCGGATCTTCGGAGCCAATCCGCTGGTGGAAACGGTGATATGGCGCGCGCCGATTGCCAACCCTTTGGCATGGTTGACGATGTTCAGGAAGGCGATGACATTGTCGTAGTTGTCGAACGGTTCGCCGATGCCCATCACAACGATGTGGCTGACGCGTTCGCCGTTGCCTTTTTCATCCAAGTAATGCTGGATCTGCATGATCTGGGCAACGATTTCGCCGGCAGTCAGATCGCGTTGTTTGCGTTTCAGGCCGCTTGCGCAGAATGTGCAGCCGATATCGCAGCCGACTTGCGTTGTGACGCAGACGGACAGCCCGTATTCCTGACGCATCAGGACGGTTTCGATCATCAGCTTGTCTTCCAGTTGGAAGAGATATTTCGTGGTGCCGTCCGCCGATTCCTGGACGACCACTTGATTCAGGGGCTGCAGCAGGAAGTTGTCGGAGAGAAGGGCAACCAAATCTTTTGACAAATTCGTCATTTCCGAGAAATCGAGGACGCGTTTGATATAGAGCCAGTCCCAGATTTGTTGGGCACGGAATTTTTTCTGGCCTTGTTCCAACAACCAAGCTTCCAGCTGATCCAAAGTCAATCCATAAATAGAAGGTGTATTCATTTTACTTTCCTTTCTTTACCGTTCAAATTTTCAATCCATATCATAACATATTTTTCTGAAAAGGGAATGACTTCCGTAAAAGAAGTGAAAGCCAGTTTTCAATACAGGGATAGGAGTGGCTAAAATGGAAGAAAAAAACCAAACAACAACGATTGACGACTACATCAACCAATACCCGGAGGACGTCAGGGTGATTTTGGAGGAAATGAGGCAAGCCATCAAGGAAGAGGCGCCAGATGCGACCGAGAAAATCAGCTATCAGATGCCGACCTTCTACCTGAACGGGAACCTGGTGCATTTTGCTGTGCAGAAAAATCATATCGGCTTCTATCCGGCACCGAGCGGCGTTGCGGCATTCAAGCAAGAACTGACGGATTACAAGACCTCGAAAGGTGCCATCCAATTTCCGCTGACGAAACCTATCCCATACGAGCTTGTGCGCCGGATCGTCCGCTTCCGGGTCGAAGAAGCAAGGGAGAAAAAGAAACGGGCTAAGTAAAGAACGGATTATTTACCAAATTTGATATGGGAAAAGGAGAAGTGATGAAAACGTTCTCTTTTCGCCCCGGTTTTGCCATGTTTTCGCCACACTTCTTTTCTATACTGAACCTGTAGAAAAGAAGATCACGAAACATACAAAAAAGGGAGCGAATCGAAATGAAAAAATGGCGGAACGGAATTGTAGGCGGAGCTTTGGCAGTCTTATTGTTCAGCGGCACAGGCATCATGGCATCCGAGGACGAAGAGTTATATGGAGCAGCAGCGGTCAGCGAAGGCGAAACCTATACAATGGAAGAAATGTTGCTGTATGCCATCCAGGATGAATACATGGCCGAAGTTTCCTATGACGCGATCATGGAGGCGTACGGAACAGTTAAACCGTTCACGAACATCGCCAAGGCGGAAGGCACACACATCTCCTTGCTGTTGCCGCTGTTCGAGACTTACGGGTTGGAAGTTCCTGAAAACGAAGCGGTTGAGCATATTGAACTGCCTGCGACTTTGGCTGAGAGTTTTGAAGAGGGCGTGGCAGGCGAAATCAAAAACATCGCTATCTATGAGCAGTTCCTGCAGAACGAAGAGTTGCCGGATGATGTCAGAAGCGTCTTTGAACGTCTGATGGCCGCATCCGAAAACCATTTGGCCGCTTTTGAACGCGGAGTTGCCGGAAATCCCGACGGAGTCGGCAGAAAAAAATGAATGTGAATTCCATACAGAATAAGCCCCGCGCAGAATATTTTGCGCGGGGCTTGTTCTGTATATGTGTTTAATCTGCCGGTTGTCCGATAACCGCGAAGACCTGTACGGAAAAGCGTGCGAAAAAAATCAGAAAAAAATATGAAAACTGACAGGAGAGGCTAAAACCGCAGTGATCGGGTGTATAATGGAGGTGTGGGTAGCATAAAATCAGTTCGCAAAATGTAAGCGCTGTTATCTTTGGAGGGGATGATGTGATGGGAACGGAAGGCGTCATCTTGGCCGCCGGGAGGTCCTCCCGGATGGAAGGAAGAGTTAAAATGGTGATGGATTTGAATGACAGGACTGTAATCGAAAGAAGCATCGATAGTCTGTGTCCGTTCTGCAGCCGCATCGTTGTCGTGACGGGGTTCCATGCCGAAACAGTGATGGAATCGGCCGGCCACTACCGGGAAGTCGACCTCGTGCACAATCCGGATTGCGAAGAAGGCATGTTCTCCTCCTTGCGATTGGGTTTGCGGCATACGGAAGGGGAACGTGTCCTAATCCTGCCGGGCGACTGTCCGTTCATTCCCAATGAAATCTGTGAAAAACTGCTGCAAAGTAAAGGGGATATCGTGTTGCCTGCCTATCACGGAAAGAATGGACACCCGGTTCTGTTGAGCCGTCGGGCGATAGAGGACCTGTTGGCGGATGAGTGCTGCCAAAGCCTGCAGGAATATATAAGCGCAAACAAAGCGGAAATCATCACAGTGGACAGTCCGGAGATTCTTTGGGACATCGATACGCTGGAGGATTACGCTAAGGCAGTGAACTATTTTCAAGAGAAAGAACAGAGGTGAAGAGATGGAAACCATAAGTAAATCCATCAAGCGTTTCGATTTTGACGATAAGGTGGAAGGGAAAGCCAAATACTGCGCCGATCTGCATCCGGAGGGGATGCTCTACGCAAGGACTTTGCGCTCCGGGGTTCCGCGCGCAAAAATTCGTGCGGTCCGTTTACCGGAACTGCCGGAAGGGTACACGATCATTGATCACCATGATATCCCCGGCAAGAACATCGTGCCGATCGTCTACGAGGATCAGCCGTTTTTGGCCGTGGATGAAGTCAATTACATCGGGCAGCCGATCCTTTTGGTTGTCGGTGCGGATAAGGAAGTCATCTTCGACATCATCGGAAAAATAGAAGTGGACTACGAATTGCTGCCACCGATCCTGTCGATCGAGGACGCCATGGAACGAACGGATTCTTTCATTTACGGCGATAAGCCTTATTTTGTTGCTTACGATTATGCAAAAGGCGATCCGGATAAAGCCATCAAACAGGCAGTCCGGGTGATCGAAGATGAATTCCGAACTGGCTACCAGGAGCATGTCTATCTGGAAACACAGGCGATGTTGGCAATCTATGACGGCGAACGCGTTTCCGTCTATGGCTCGATGCAATGTCCGTATTACATCCATAGCGGTCTGAAGCAGGCACTCGGCTGGAGGGACGACCAGGTGCGTGTCGTCCAGTTGCCTACGGGCGGAGGCTTCGGAGGCAAGGAGGAGTATCCTTCAATCCCGGGAGTCCACGCTGCTTTGGCAGCCATCAAGACGGGCAAACCGATCCAATTGGTGTTCGATCGGCCGGAAGACATCCGCGCTTCGACCAAGCGCCACCCCAGCATCATCCGGATCAAGAGCCATCTGGATGCGGAAGGGCGCATCATCGCCAGGGAATTCGACGTCAAGTTGGATGCCGGAGCCTATGCGGGCCTTTCCAGCATCGTGTTGCAACGTACAATCTTCTCTGTTTGTGGCGTTTATGATATTCCGAATCTGAAAGTTACGGGGAAAGCCTATGCGACCAACAACATCGTGACCGGCGCTTTCCGCGGCTTCGGCGGACCGCAGGCATTCTTTGCCATCGAAATGCATATGGAACATATCGCAACCGAATTGGGCGTCGATCCGCTGGAATGGCGGAGGAGATATTTCCTGAAAAAAGGGGACACCTCCTCGACCAGCGGCATTTTCTATTCAGACATCAAACTGGCTGAAATCGCCGATGCTGTGAACCGACTGTCCGATTATCAGAAGAAGCATAGCGCATTCGGCTCCGACGAGCGGAAGGATTCCTTGCAGGGAATCGGCTGCTCATTCTTCTTCCATGGCTGCGGCTTCACAGGAGCTGGCGAAGCGGAACTGCTGAAATCAAGAGTGAAACTGAAGAAGTATGCGGACGGAACGGTGGGGATTTTTGTATCGAGTACGGAAATCGGCCAAGGGGCTCTGACCACCTTGCGTAAAATCGTCGCTGAAGCCTTGGGAATTCCGATCGGAAAAACCAAACTGACCTATCCCGACACGGCGGACTGTCCCGATTCCGGCCCAACTGTCGCATCGCGGACGGTCATGATCGTCGGCCGGTTGCTGCAGGAATGCGCCGGGGAGGTCAAGAGACGGTGGACTGAGGAAACATTCGAAGTGTTGAAGGATTATGTTTATCCGGAACAGCTTTCCTGGGACAGCGAGAAGTTGACCGGGAATGCTTATCCGGAATATTCCTGGGGAGCTAATGTCGTCGAAGTGGCAGTCAATCCGCTGACGTATGAAGTCGAAACCAAAGGCGTTTGGGCGGTTTACGATATCGGAACGCCGATAGACGAAAAAATCGTACAAGGACAGATTGAAGGTGGCATCGTGCAAGGATTGGGGTACGCAGCCATGGAAAGGCTGCAGACCAAAGAAGGCAGACTGCTGCAGGACAGTCTTTCCGAATATCTGATTCCAGCAGCTGTGGATTTTCCGCGGATTGTCCTTGAATTGATCGAAAACCCTTATGCAGGAGGGCCGTTCGGTGCCAAAGGATTAGGGGAGTTGCCGATGGTCGGAACCGCTCCGGCATTTGCGGCCGCTGTGGAACAGGCAATCGGCAAAAAAATCGATTGTATCCCGGTGACCCCGGAATACATAAGGGAGCTGATGACATGATGGAAGTCATTTCTTTCAAACTGAATGGGCAAGCAGTCGAGCTGAAGACGGAACCTGCCAGAAGGCTGCTCGATATCATCAGGGAGGATTTTGATTGCAAAGGAGCCAAGGAAGGCTGCGGGGAAGGAGAGTGCGGCGCCTGCGCCGTGCTGCTGGATGGCCGTTTGGTCAATTCCTGTCTGATCACGGCAGCTATGGCGGTCGGAAAAGACATCTGGACCATCGAAGGCTATCGGGAGACGGAAAGGTTCCAACTGCTGAAGAACAAGCTGGCGGAGCACGGCAGCGTCCAATGCGGTTTCTGCACGCCAGGCATCATCATGGCGGCGGAGGCACTGCTGTCGAAGACCCCTCATCCTAGTGAAGAGGAAGTAAGGGAAGGCATTTCCGGGAACCTGTGCCGTTGTACCGGCTATACGATGATCGTAGATGCCATCCTGGCCGCAGCAAGGGAAGGTGAAGGATTATGGTGAAAGTGTTCACTCCGGATACGCTGGCGGAGGCGCTCAGCATCAGGAATTTGCACGAGACCCTCATCATCAATGGCGGAACTGATGTGATGGTGAAATACAGATGCTGGAACGGCATGAAGCCGGATTTTCCGCTGGATGTGCTCCATATCGGAAACCTTCCGGAACTTAAGCGTATCGAAATCTCAGAAGGGAGCCTTACGATCGGCGCAGCTGTAACGCTTGCCGACCTGTTGGAGCATCCGCTGGTGCCGGAATACATCAAACTTCCGATTCGTCAATTGGCTTCCCCTGCGATCCGCAACATGGGAACACTCGCAGGGAACCTCTGCAATGCCTCTGCATCGGCAGACAGTCTGCCGATGCTGTATGCGCTCGATGCGGAGGTAACGTTGGCATCCGCGTGCGGAACGCGCAAGCTTCCGGTCAAACAATTTATCACCTTTGCTAAACAGACGCTGCTCCATCGCGATGAACTGATGACGGAGATCACAATTCCGCTTGCCGACTACACAGTCTCCTATTACAGGAAAATCGGCGGCAGGAAAGTCAATGCCATTTCTAAAGCGAGTTTCTATGCTGTGGGAATCAAGAAGGGCGGTATCGTCGAAGACGTGCGGATTGCATTCGGTTCCGTAGCTCCGACTGCCGTCAGGGACAGGGCCTGCGAAGAGATTTTGATGGGGACAGCGGAAACGGAACTGGATGCAAAAATAGAACCGTTGCGCACGCGATACGGGGAGTTGTTTGCACCGTTGGATGATAGCCGCTCCACGGCGGACTATCGGCGGCACGTATCGCTGCAGTTGTTGGAGGATTTCATCGGGAGGGGGCTGGCGAAATGAATAAAAAAGCCATTCAGATTGTCTATTGGGGTTCGCTGTGGGGGTTAGCCGAGGCGACGCTGGGATATGTGCTGCATATGGCCGCGATCCAATTGCCCGGCGTTCCGGGATTCGTGATGTTTCCTGTTGCTTTTTATTTTATGAGGAAGGCTTACTTAGCTACAGGAAAGCCCGGGGCGGTCTTTCAGGTGGCGCTGGTGGCGGCTTTGATCAAGTGCTGCGATTTCCTGATTCCGGGAAACATCCCAATCAGGATACTCAATCCGGCCTTGTCCATCTTGTTGGAAGGCCTGGCCGTGGCATTCGTATTCGTCTATGCCGAAAGGAGGAAAACTGCTGTCGGATTTGCATCGGTTTTTTCGATGGGTGTCCTGTGGCGTTCGGTCTTTCTCTTCTATCTCTTCCTGATTTCGATGATCGATCTCCCGGCCGCGCTTGTGACGGACGGATTGCAGGTAAGCCTGCGCTTCCTGCTCTTGGAAAGTCTCGTGAATGCGATTTTGATGGTTGCTTATCTGAAATTTGAAAACACAGAGCACAGGGGCGCTGTACGCCCCGTGGTTGCATATGCGGTGCTGGCTGCGGCCATTATCCTGACACTTGTACTGTAGAGGTAACAACATGGGACAAGTGACTATCATCACCGGTGAAATGGACGCCGGGAAAACAACTGAATTGATTCGACGCTACCATGAGTTGCCCGGCGGTACGGCCGACGGTTTCGCCAGCATCAAAGTTTTTTCGAAGCAGGGCGGGTTTGAAGGGTATGATCTGAAGCGGTTGGCGACCGGAAAAACCGTTCCTTTCATCAGATTGAGCAGGCCTGCTGAAGTGCCATCTCAGCAGGACAGCTTCATATTTGACCGTTTTACATTCCTGAGGGAGCCCCTTGCGGCTGCCGAACAAGTCATTCGGGACAGCCTTTCCGATTCGTCTATCCGGACCGTCCTGCTGGATGAAATCGGGCCGGTCGAACTGCAAGGGAAGGGCTTCTGCGGGGCGTTGAAGGTTCTGTTGGAGAGCGACAAGGAGCTTTACCTGTGCGTCAATCGAAAGAATCTGGATCCGGTGAGTTCATACTTTGAGATAAGAGATTACAGTCTGGTTGAAGCGAATAACTGATTGACTTGCCAAAAAAATGACTCTATAGAGAGATCGGGACGACAAAACGTCTCGGTCTCTTTTGCATGATAATCAAGTTTCGACAAGAGTGAAATGACTCTTTACGTATTTAAGCAGTGAAAAGATGTAAGAGTGAAGATATGACCACTCTTATTTATTGTAAACGGCATCATATGGTTCGAAACGTTACATAAGGAATGCTTTAGTAATTAAATAACTGGAAGTGATTTAATGTGATTAGGGGTAATATTGTTATTGTAAACGCTGCCTTTCGCGAAGCTAGTGTAAAAATATGGAGGTGTCTGTGATGTCAAATCAAGAATTGGCGAAGAAAATTTTGAATTTAGTCGGTGGGAAAGAAAATGTTGATAAATTAATTCATTGTGCAACAAGACTGAGATTTAGTCTAAAGGATGAGTTCAAAGCGAAGACGGATGAATTGAATGACACAGAGGGTGTGTTGAAAGTTGTGCAAGGCGGCGGGCAATATCAAGTCGTAATAGGAAATGATGTAAAAGATATCTATTCTGAACTAGTTCCGTTGCTCAGTAAGGGCGACGCTCAAGGATATACAGAAATTGATGAAGAAACGACCGCCAAAAAAACATTGCTTTCAAGAGTACTGGATGTTTTTATCACGGTCATGGTGCCGATGGTCGGTGTGATGAGTGCTGCCGGAATTTTGAAAGGTTTGCTGGCGCTGTTTACTACTGCAGGCTGGATGATTACTGATAGTGGCACATATAGGTTGCTTTTCACAGCAGCGGACAGCATCTATTATTTCCTTCCGATTTTTATCAGCTACACGGCATCGAAGAAATTTAATATGAATACATTTACTGCTATGGCGATAGGTGCTAGCATAGTGTATCCGACTGTCAGTCAGATCATGAGTCAAGAACCTCTTTACATATTATTTTCTGATACTATTTTTGCAACCCCGGTATTTATTGCTTTTGCGGGTATTCCTGTTTTGCTGATGAGTTATACCACAACAATTATTCCTGCAATTCTGGCTATACTTGTCGGGTCAAAGGTAGAAAAACAAGTTGATAAAGTGACTCCTAAATTGTTGAAGAGCTTTATGGTGCCATTTTTCACTCTTACAATCACAGTCGCGTTAACTTATCTTGTAATTGGTCCAATTTCTGTTCTATTAAGCCAGGCACTTGGTCAAATGATCCTGTATACATATAATATCAACTCAACTATTGTAAGCGCGTTATTGGGGGCTTTCTGGTTGCCGATGGTACTTCTTGGCATACATGGGGCAGTTGTTCCGATCGCATTCTCCAATTTATTTTCCATGGGCTATGATGTGATACTCCCCATGATAGCAGGGCATTCGTTCGCTGTAGCAGGTATTGTTCTTGGAATTGCTTTAAGAACAAAAGACACCAAATTGAAATCGATAGGGTATTCAGCTTCAATCTCAGCATTTTTGGTAGGAGTAACGGAACCGGCCCTATACGGAATTTTACTTGCCAGGAAGAAATTCTTTGTCATTACTTGCGTTCTTTCAGGAATTGCTGGAGGAATAATGGGTGCTACCAATTCAGTATTGTATCAATTGAGCGGGCAAGGAATCTTTGCGGTTCCTAGTTTCATCAAACCTGGAGAAAACGGGCTGCCGTTAGGCTTTGTTGTTAACATCGCAATTTCAATCGGCGCTTTTGTTATAGGATTAGTTATCGCATATACATTGTTCAAAGATACCGAAGAAAACAAGATTGAAGTCAGAGAGTTGAGTGAAATAAATGGATAATAAATTTCCGGATAATTTTTTGTGGGGCGCAGCTTCCTCAGCGAACCAATCCGAGGGCGGATATAAAGAAGGCGGGAAAGGCTTAACCTTAACAGATGTATTCCCGAATGCAAGTTCTGGCCGATTCGAGGCTATGCAACACTTTGATGAGGCGCTAAACAAAAAGTTTGACTACTGCCCCAGTCATATCGCCACCGATTTTTACCACCGTTACGAGGAAGATATTAAGTTATTGAACGAGATGGGAGTAAAGGTTTACAGAACATCAATAAATTGGGCGAGAATATATCCTAAAGGTAATGAAAAAATACCGAACCAGGAAGGACTTTCTTTCTACCGTAAAGTTTTTGAAACTTGTCATGAATACGGGATAGAACCTGTCATTACATTAAACCACTTCGATACGCCACTTTACCTGTACGAAAAATATGGCGGTTGGTCGGATCGGAAGCTTGTGGATTATTTCGTTCGTTATGCAAAAACGGTAATGTCCGAATACAAGGAGCTTGTGAAATATTGGTTGCCGTTCAACGAAATCAATATGGTTGCGCACATTCCGCTTGTGGGAGGGCTTGTGAATGTCCATGGAAAGGAAAATCCTGCACAGTTGATTTACGATGCGGCACATAATCAACTTCTGGCTAATGCCTTGACTGTAAAGGCTGCAAGGGAAATAAACAGTGCATTTCGTGTGGGAAGTATGCTGGCCGCAGGGAAATATTATGCGAATACATGTGCCCCGGAGGATGTGTTGACAGGTATTTACAAAGACTGGATGGATTATCTTTTTACAGATGTTCAAGTTTTTGGAAAGTACCCTTTCTATATCAAAAGATACTTTAAAGAAAACAAGGTTACTTTAAATATAAGCAAAGAAGATGAAGAAATTCTTATGAACAATACTGTTGATTTTGTTGCCCTCAGCTATTATTCTTCGCGAGTTGTAAGCGGAGACACCGGCAATAAAGATTTTGGCAGTGGGAATGTCGCAAAAACGTTGCGTAATCCGTATTTAGAAACGACATCATGGGGATGGCAAATTGATCCGATAGGACTGAGGATTGTTCTGAATGAACTTTATGATCGCTATGAAAAACCACTTTTCGTTGTTGAAAACGGACTGGGGGCTACAGACGAGTTGTTGGATGATGACAGAGTGGAGGATGATTATCGAATCCGTTTTCATCAACAACATATAGCGCAGATGCGGGAAGCGATTGAAGACGGTGTTGAGGTAATCGGTTATACTCCTTGGGGAACCATCGACCTAGTCAGTGCCAGTACCGGAGAAATGAGTAAACGGTATGGATTCATCTATGTTGATTTGGATAATGATGGTCATGGCTCCTACAGACGAATCAAAAAGAAATCATTTGATTGGTATAAGAATGTGATCCGTACAAATGGGAAAGAACTTTAAAGATGGCTGCATGAAATAATCGTCAAATTTATGAATGCTGGGACAGGTATCTCTCGAGGATTCCTGTCCTGGTTTTTTTATATTCGAGTTTTTTGAAATATGGGCGGAATGCCTGAATCCAACTGCATGCACTTTCAGTATTTTAATTATGGATTCTTGGATATAATGAAGTGAAAATAAAATTGTTTAGGAGGAACTT harbors:
- a CDS encoding DUF2202 domain-containing protein, translated to MKKWRNGIVGGALAVLLFSGTGIMASEDEELYGAAAVSEGETYTMEEMLLYAIQDEYMAEVSYDAIMEAYGTVKPFTNIAKAEGTHISLLLPLFETYGLEVPENEAVEHIELPATLAESFEEGVAGEIKNIAIYEQFLQNEELPDDVRSVFERLMAASENHLAAFERGVAGNPDGVGRKK
- a CDS encoding (2Fe-2S)-binding protein, producing the protein MMEVISFKLNGQAVELKTEPARRLLDIIREDFDCKGAKEGCGEGECGACAVLLDGRLVNSCLITAAMAVGKDIWTIEGYRETERFQLLKNKLAEHGSVQCGFCTPGIIMAAEALLSKTPHPSEEEVREGISGNLCRCTGYTMIVDAILAAAREGEGLW
- a CDS encoding nucleotidyltransferase family protein: MGTEGVILAAGRSSRMEGRVKMVMDLNDRTVIERSIDSLCPFCSRIVVVTGFHAETVMESAGHYREVDLVHNPDCEEGMFSSLRLGLRHTEGERVLILPGDCPFIPNEICEKLLQSKGDIVLPAYHGKNGHPVLLSRRAIEDLLADECCQSLQEYISANKAEIITVDSPEILWDIDTLEDYAKAVNYFQEKEQR
- a CDS encoding DUF1801 domain-containing protein, which gives rise to MEEKNQTTTIDDYINQYPEDVRVILEEMRQAIKEEAPDATEKISYQMPTFYLNGNLVHFAVQKNHIGFYPAPSGVAAFKQELTDYKTSKGAIQFPLTKPIPYELVRRIVRFRVEEAREKKKRAK
- a CDS encoding FAD binding domain-containing protein, yielding MVKVFTPDTLAEALSIRNLHETLIINGGTDVMVKYRCWNGMKPDFPLDVLHIGNLPELKRIEISEGSLTIGAAVTLADLLEHPLVPEYIKLPIRQLASPAIRNMGTLAGNLCNASASADSLPMLYALDAEVTLASACGTRKLPVKQFITFAKQTLLHRDELMTEITIPLADYTVSYYRKIGGRKVNAISKASFYAVGIKKGGIVEDVRIAFGSVAPTAVRDRACEEILMGTAETELDAKIEPLRTRYGELFAPLDDSRSTADYRRHVSLQLLEDFIGRGLAK
- a CDS encoding xanthine dehydrogenase family protein molybdopterin-binding subunit translates to METISKSIKRFDFDDKVEGKAKYCADLHPEGMLYARTLRSGVPRAKIRAVRLPELPEGYTIIDHHDIPGKNIVPIVYEDQPFLAVDEVNYIGQPILLVVGADKEVIFDIIGKIEVDYELLPPILSIEDAMERTDSFIYGDKPYFVAYDYAKGDPDKAIKQAVRVIEDEFRTGYQEHVYLETQAMLAIYDGERVSVYGSMQCPYYIHSGLKQALGWRDDQVRVVQLPTGGGFGGKEEYPSIPGVHAALAAIKTGKPIQLVFDRPEDIRASTKRHPSIIRIKSHLDAEGRIIAREFDVKLDAGAYAGLSSIVLQRTIFSVCGVYDIPNLKVTGKAYATNNIVTGAFRGFGGPQAFFAIEMHMEHIATELGVDPLEWRRRYFLKKGDTSSTSGIFYSDIKLAEIADAVNRLSDYQKKHSAFGSDERKDSLQGIGCSFFFHGCGFTGAGEAELLKSRVKLKKYADGTVGIFVSSTEIGQGALTTLRKIVAEALGIPIGKTKLTYPDTADCPDSGPTVASRTVMIVGRLLQECAGEVKRRWTEETFEVLKDYVYPEQLSWDSEKLTGNAYPEYSWGANVVEVAVNPLTYEVETKGVWAVYDIGTPIDEKIVQGQIEGGIVQGLGYAAMERLQTKEGRLLQDSLSEYLIPAAVDFPRIVLELIENPYAGGPFGAKGLGELPMVGTAPAFAAAVEQAIGKKIDCIPVTPEYIRELMT
- the rlmN gene encoding 23S rRNA (adenine(2503)-C(2))-methyltransferase RlmN, producing MNTPSIYGLTLDQLEAWLLEQGQKKFRAQQIWDWLYIKRVLDFSEMTNLSKDLVALLSDNFLLQPLNQVVVQESADGTTKYLFQLEDKLMIETVLMRQEYGLSVCVTTQVGCDIGCTFCASGLKRKQRDLTAGEIVAQIMQIQHYLDEKGNGERVSHIVVMGIGEPFDNYDNVIAFLNIVNHAKGLAIGARHITVSTSGLAPKIREFADNGLQVNLALSLHAPNDEIRSRMMRINRKHPLKEVMSAIDEYLEKTNRRITFEYIMISGVNDRPEQAHELVALLKDKRHLSYVNLIPYNPVAEHIKYERSTKKDILAFYDILKKNNINCVIRKEHGTDIDAACGQLRSKHLEKAAK
- a CDS encoding DegV family protein, coding for MSKVILTTESGADIPTDLAKKHNIRIVPMHVIMDDIDHLDGSFPVTVLYDYYERTKKTPSTTATNPNEYASFFEKIRAEHPDSVIVHIGYTSKASSSFQSAVLAAEDFGDIHLIDALNVSGGLAAIVLYAADLLEREPEIAVEKLVSAIEAVVPRTHFSFMPSGLEFLRAGGRVSNATYLGASLLKIKPTIELIDGKLVSTKKYRGKMSRVVVDFFDDYLKAYAIDDKKLYLIQSLGLDEEIMTQMENYAKEKGFQDVTWVQTGGVITSHGGPGAFGIAGIEKSKNDDQ